A DNA window from Theobroma cacao cultivar B97-61/B2 chromosome 5, Criollo_cocoa_genome_V2, whole genome shotgun sequence contains the following coding sequences:
- the LOC18599228 gene encoding cell division cycle 20.1, cofactor of APC complex isoform X2 — protein MSAMDFDYAHYMLTEGRKGIEKPDIIGSPSREAYQKRLAEALNMNRTRILAFKNKPPTSDGDGMIHREMGSPHQSKSTKKRRHISQTSERTLDAPEILDDFYLNLLDWGCNNVLAIALNDKVYLWDASNGSASELVTVSYEDGPITSVSWAPDGRHIAIGLNNSHVQLWDCQVKRQLRTLRGGHHHETRVNTLAWNNHILTTGGMDAKVINNDVRVREHTVACYMGHQLEVCGLKWSSSGKQLASGGNDNLLFIWDRFMAPSNSRTQWLHRLDDHTAAVKAIAWCPFQGNLLASGGGGSDQCIRFWNTHTGVCLNSVDTGSQVCALLWNKHERELLSSHGFTDNQLILWKYPSMRKMAELLGHTSRALYMAESPDGCTVATAAGDETLRLWNVFGTPEVAKPAVKLKPEPFANVCRIR, from the exons AT GTCAGCGATGGACTTTGACTATGCACACTACATGTTGACAGAAGGGAGAAAAGGGATAGAGAAACCGGATATTATCGGTTCTCCGTCAAGAGAAGCTTATCAGAAGCGGTTAGCTGAGGCCCTGAATATGAACCGAACCAGAATCTTGGCATTCAAGAACAAGCCACCCACGTCGGATGGTGATGGTATGATCCACCGGGAAATGGGTTCCCCTCATCAGTCCAAATCTACCAAGAAAAGGCGGCACATTAGTCAG ACTTCTGAGAGGACACTTGATGCCCCTGAAATTTTggatgatttttatttgaatttactTGATTGGGGATGTAACAACGTGCTTGCAATTGCCCTAAATGACAAAGTATATCTGTGGGATGCTTCAAATGGTTCTGCCTCAGAACTTGTCACTGTTAGCTATGAAGATGGTCCTATTACAAGTGTCAGCTGGGCACCTGATGGGCGGCACATTGCAATTGGCCTGAATAATTCTCATGTTCAACTGTGGGATTGTCAAGTTAAGAGACAG CTAAGAACATTGAGAGGTGGTCATCATCATGAGACAAGAGTGAATACATTAGCTTGGAACAATCACATTCTTACAACTGGAGGAATGGATGCTAAAGTTATTAACAATGATGTGAGGGTACGAGAACACACTGTTGCATGCTACATGGGACATCAGTTGGAGGTTTGTGGCCTGAAATGGTCTTCCTCAGGCAAGCAGTTGGCTAGTGGAGGCAATGACAACCTGCTTTTTATCTGGGACAGATTCATGGCTCCTTCAAATTCCAGAACTCAGTGGCTACACAGGCTTGATGACCACACAGCTGCGGTGAAAGCCATTGCTTGGTGCCCATTTCAGGGAAATTTGTTAGCCTCAGGAGGTGGTGGGAGTGATCAATGCATTAGATTTTGGAACACGCATACCGGTGTTTGCTTGAATTCAGTTGACACTGGTTCACAGGTCTGTGCTCTTTTGTGGAATAAGCATGAGCGTGAACTTCTTAGCAGTCATGGTTTTACAGATAATCAGCTCATTTTATGGAAATATCCATCCATGAGAAAGATGGCAGAACTCCTTGGCCACACATCAAGAGCACTTTACATGGCTGAG AGTCCAGATGGATGCACTGTGGCAACTGCAGCAGGGGATGAGACTCTGCGGCTGTGGAATGTGTTTGGGACTCCTGAAGTGGCTAAGCCTGCAGTGAAACTGAAGCCTGAGCCATTCGCTAATGTATGTCGTATTCGTTGA
- the LOC18599228 gene encoding cell division cycle 20.2, cofactor of APC complex isoform X3, whose protein sequence is MNRTRILAFKNKPPTSDGDGMIHREMGSPHQSKSTKKRRHISQTSERTLDAPEILDDFYLNLLDWGCNNVLAIALNDKVYLWDASNGSASELVTVSYEDGPITSVSWAPDGRHIAIGLNNSHVQLWDCQVKRQLRTLRGGHHHETRVNTLAWNNHILTTGGMDAKVINNDVRVREHTVACYMGHQLEVCGLKWSSSGKQLASGGNDNLLFIWDRFMAPSNSRTQWLHRLDDHTAAVKAIAWCPFQGNLLASGGGGSDQCIRFWNTHTGVCLNSVDTGSQVCALLWNKHERELLSSHGFTDNQLILWKYPSMRKMAELLGHTSRALYMAESPDGCTVATAAGDETLRLWNVFGTPEVAKPAVKLKPEPFANVCRIR, encoded by the exons ATGAACCGAACCAGAATCTTGGCATTCAAGAACAAGCCACCCACGTCGGATGGTGATGGTATGATCCACCGGGAAATGGGTTCCCCTCATCAGTCCAAATCTACCAAGAAAAGGCGGCACATTAGTCAG ACTTCTGAGAGGACACTTGATGCCCCTGAAATTTTggatgatttttatttgaatttactTGATTGGGGATGTAACAACGTGCTTGCAATTGCCCTAAATGACAAAGTATATCTGTGGGATGCTTCAAATGGTTCTGCCTCAGAACTTGTCACTGTTAGCTATGAAGATGGTCCTATTACAAGTGTCAGCTGGGCACCTGATGGGCGGCACATTGCAATTGGCCTGAATAATTCTCATGTTCAACTGTGGGATTGTCAAGTTAAGAGACAG CTAAGAACATTGAGAGGTGGTCATCATCATGAGACAAGAGTGAATACATTAGCTTGGAACAATCACATTCTTACAACTGGAGGAATGGATGCTAAAGTTATTAACAATGATGTGAGGGTACGAGAACACACTGTTGCATGCTACATGGGACATCAGTTGGAGGTTTGTGGCCTGAAATGGTCTTCCTCAGGCAAGCAGTTGGCTAGTGGAGGCAATGACAACCTGCTTTTTATCTGGGACAGATTCATGGCTCCTTCAAATTCCAGAACTCAGTGGCTACACAGGCTTGATGACCACACAGCTGCGGTGAAAGCCATTGCTTGGTGCCCATTTCAGGGAAATTTGTTAGCCTCAGGAGGTGGTGGGAGTGATCAATGCATTAGATTTTGGAACACGCATACCGGTGTTTGCTTGAATTCAGTTGACACTGGTTCACAGGTCTGTGCTCTTTTGTGGAATAAGCATGAGCGTGAACTTCTTAGCAGTCATGGTTTTACAGATAATCAGCTCATTTTATGGAAATATCCATCCATGAGAAAGATGGCAGAACTCCTTGGCCACACATCAAGAGCACTTTACATGGCTGAG AGTCCAGATGGATGCACTGTGGCAACTGCAGCAGGGGATGAGACTCTGCGGCTGTGGAATGTGTTTGGGACTCCTGAAGTGGCTAAGCCTGCAGTGAAACTGAAGCCTGAGCCATTCGCTAATGTATGTCGTATTCGTTGA
- the LOC18599228 gene encoding cell division cycle 20.2, cofactor of APC complex isoform X1 — protein MHSRTPLQELLLQRRNTQDDLDRFIPNRSAMDFDYAHYMLTEGRKGIEKPDIIGSPSREAYQKRLAEALNMNRTRILAFKNKPPTSDGDGMIHREMGSPHQSKSTKKRRHISQTSERTLDAPEILDDFYLNLLDWGCNNVLAIALNDKVYLWDASNGSASELVTVSYEDGPITSVSWAPDGRHIAIGLNNSHVQLWDCQVKRQLRTLRGGHHHETRVNTLAWNNHILTTGGMDAKVINNDVRVREHTVACYMGHQLEVCGLKWSSSGKQLASGGNDNLLFIWDRFMAPSNSRTQWLHRLDDHTAAVKAIAWCPFQGNLLASGGGGSDQCIRFWNTHTGVCLNSVDTGSQVCALLWNKHERELLSSHGFTDNQLILWKYPSMRKMAELLGHTSRALYMAESPDGCTVATAAGDETLRLWNVFGTPEVAKPAVKLKPEPFANVCRIR, from the exons ATGCATTCAAGAACCCCACTTCAAGAACTACTTCTTCAAAGAAGAAACACCCAAGACGAT CTTGATAGGTTCATACCAAATAGGTCAGCGATGGACTTTGACTATGCACACTACATGTTGACAGAAGGGAGAAAAGGGATAGAGAAACCGGATATTATCGGTTCTCCGTCAAGAGAAGCTTATCAGAAGCGGTTAGCTGAGGCCCTGAATATGAACCGAACCAGAATCTTGGCATTCAAGAACAAGCCACCCACGTCGGATGGTGATGGTATGATCCACCGGGAAATGGGTTCCCCTCATCAGTCCAAATCTACCAAGAAAAGGCGGCACATTAGTCAG ACTTCTGAGAGGACACTTGATGCCCCTGAAATTTTggatgatttttatttgaatttactTGATTGGGGATGTAACAACGTGCTTGCAATTGCCCTAAATGACAAAGTATATCTGTGGGATGCTTCAAATGGTTCTGCCTCAGAACTTGTCACTGTTAGCTATGAAGATGGTCCTATTACAAGTGTCAGCTGGGCACCTGATGGGCGGCACATTGCAATTGGCCTGAATAATTCTCATGTTCAACTGTGGGATTGTCAAGTTAAGAGACAG CTAAGAACATTGAGAGGTGGTCATCATCATGAGACAAGAGTGAATACATTAGCTTGGAACAATCACATTCTTACAACTGGAGGAATGGATGCTAAAGTTATTAACAATGATGTGAGGGTACGAGAACACACTGTTGCATGCTACATGGGACATCAGTTGGAGGTTTGTGGCCTGAAATGGTCTTCCTCAGGCAAGCAGTTGGCTAGTGGAGGCAATGACAACCTGCTTTTTATCTGGGACAGATTCATGGCTCCTTCAAATTCCAGAACTCAGTGGCTACACAGGCTTGATGACCACACAGCTGCGGTGAAAGCCATTGCTTGGTGCCCATTTCAGGGAAATTTGTTAGCCTCAGGAGGTGGTGGGAGTGATCAATGCATTAGATTTTGGAACACGCATACCGGTGTTTGCTTGAATTCAGTTGACACTGGTTCACAGGTCTGTGCTCTTTTGTGGAATAAGCATGAGCGTGAACTTCTTAGCAGTCATGGTTTTACAGATAATCAGCTCATTTTATGGAAATATCCATCCATGAGAAAGATGGCAGAACTCCTTGGCCACACATCAAGAGCACTTTACATGGCTGAG AGTCCAGATGGATGCACTGTGGCAACTGCAGCAGGGGATGAGACTCTGCGGCTGTGGAATGTGTTTGGGACTCCTGAAGTGGCTAAGCCTGCAGTGAAACTGAAGCCTGAGCCATTCGCTAATGTATGTCGTATTCGTTGA
- the LOC18599229 gene encoding myosin-binding protein 7, whose protein sequence is MESEVFSPPRDLVKCCDCGCTTCSLIGDPSSTWLRSVKRKYDEFETGNGFYVPGLDLYSNARVQIENECAALRETVSSQQAAIHDLYAELEEERNASSSAATEAMSMILKLQREKAEIQMEARQFKRFAEEKMAHDQQEITVLEDLLYKREQAIQALTCEVQAYKHRMMSYGLTEAEAEGEKDVQIRNLGVAENFGVQVDLPAYDYPPLKCNLNENPGDDVEDVEKYAFGETPRAREHLRNLEQRICQMERNPSSSHLSHVDGDFPGTKNVLEKVIVGHSPRRPRHSRRVSTDSLNSVLAKEMGSEFTSDSPRFNIGSPRFNTSSPRFNTSFKKVEFVSEMEEISSSRRMDNASEVGDDMSDRVYTIDSVHNGVPYNGTAEPKPGVGICDDYASTPRETLNLPDVSDPDIKKLYMRLQALEVDRESMRQAIISMRTDKAQLVLLKEIAQHLCKDMSPERRVIVRKPSILGSLPFMSVFKWIVSFIFWKRKARRSKYLYGLSANNVGLLMLLDKGPRLRQWRCLSSTQV, encoded by the exons ATGGAGTCAGAAGTATTTTCACCTCCAAGAGATTTGGTGAAATGTTGTGATTGCGGTTGTACTACATGTTCTTTGATTGGTGATCCTTCAAGTACTTGGCTTCGGTCTGTGAAACGAAAATATGATGAGTTTGAGACTGGAAATGGGTTTTATGTTCCTGGGTTGGATCTTTATTCCAATGCCAGAGTCCAAATTGAGAATGAATGCGCTGCTTTGCGGGAGACGGTTAGTAGCCAACAAGCAGCAATACATGATTTGTATGCAGAACTGGAGGAAGAGAGAAATGCCTCATCGTCAGCTGCAACTGAGGCCATGTCGATGATATTGAAGTTGCAGAGGGAGAAGGCAGAGATCCAAATGGAGGCAAGGCAATTTAAGCGTTTTGCAGAGGAGAAAATGGCACATGATCAGCAGGAAATAACGGTTTTGGAGGATCTGTTGTATAAGAGAGAGCAGGCTATTCAAGCTCTTACTTGTGAAGTGCAGGCGTACAAGCATAGGATGATGAGTTATGGACTTACAGAGGCAGAGGCTGAAGGGGAGAAGGATGTACAGATCCGGAATCTGGGTGTGGCTGAGAACTTTGGTGTCCAAGTTGATCTTCCTGCATATGATTATCCACCTCTAAAGTGCAATTTGAATGAGAATCCtggtgatgatgttgaagatGTTGAGAAATATGCATTTGGTGAGACCCCTCGTGCCCGAGAGCACTTGAGGAATCTAGAACAAAGGATCTGCCAAATGGAGAGGAATCCCAGCAGCAGTCATCTAAGTCACGTGGATGGAGATTTTCCTGGAACAAAGAATGTTTTGGAGAAGGTGATAGTTGGTCATTCTCCTAGGCGACCTAGACATTCAAGGAGGGTTTCAACTGATAGTTTAAATTCAGTCCTGGCTAAAGAGATGGGTTCAGAGTTTACCAGTGATTCTCCCAGGTTTAACATTGGTTCTCCCAGGTTTAATACTAGTTCTCCCAGGTTTAATACTAGCTTCAAGAAGGTGGAGTTCGTTTCAGAAATGGAGGAGATTTCCAGCTCAAGAAGAATGGATAATGCTTCAGAAGTTGGAGATGACATGAGTGACAGAGTTTATACAATTGATTCTGTCCATAATGGGGTGCCATATAACGGAACTGCAGAACCCAAACCTGGAGTTGGAATATGTGATGATTATGCATCCACTCCAAGGGAGACATTGAATCTGCCTGATGTTAGTGATCCTGATATCAAGAAGCTCTACATGAGGCTTCAGGCCCTTGAGGTTGACAGGGAATCAATGAGACAAGCAATAATATCAATGCGAACTGACAAAGCACAGTTAGTATTATTGAAAGAAATAGCTCAACATTTGTGCAAGGATATGTCACCTGAAAGACGAGTGATTGTGAGGAAGCCATCTATTCTTGGAAGCCTTCCATTCATGTCCGTCTTCAAG tGGATCGTGTCCTTCATTTTCTGGAAGCGGAAAGCTCGTCGAAGCAA GTACCTATATGGATTGTCAGCAAACAATGTTGGCTTGCTAATGCTTCTAGACAAGGGTCCTCGACTGAGGCAGTGGAGATGCCTTTCAAGCACACAAGTGTGA
- the LOC18599230 gene encoding F-box protein At5g06550 — MLSCSRSLLSQTIKRKRKTKTKIKLKSNKNVSRKQKFIAKNQQLESNEEEEEEEEEGFDLKSSAPSHSHGVQPLGNLYFNPGSTNSRNTGLGNLQILSDELVLEILGLLEGTQLGVLATVSKSFYVFTNHEPLWRNLVLDNLKGGFLCNGSWKFTYISIFHPSFDVSKSTCFSGLRVRNFYSDYLFQSWLCANLEMKPEWLERDNIIRRRGISVEDFVTNFEEPNKPVLLEGCMENWDALKKWDRDYLVNLCGDVQLSVGPVKMRLEDYYRYSDQVKEERPLYLFDPKFVEKIPTLGLEYEVPVYFREDLFSVLGNERPDYRWIIIGPAGSGSSFHIDPNSTSAWNAVIRGSKKWVLFPPDVVPPGVHPSPDGAEVACPVSIIEWFMNFYGATKNWKKRPIECICKAGEVIFVPNGWWHLVINLEESIAITQNYVSRRNLLNVLDFLKKPNASELVSGTRDRINLYEKFKNAMEASFPGTIDELSQKAEEKKAQQKLSFWDSVTDSKVGAFKFSF, encoded by the exons ATGCTAAGCTGTAGCAGAAGTTTACTGTCACAAaccataaaaagaaaaagaaaaaccaaaaccaaaatcaaactaaaatccaacaaaaatgtttctagaaaacaaaaattcattGCCAAAAACCAGCAACTTGAAAgtaatgaagaagaagaagaagaagaagaagaaggattCGACCTTAAATCCTCAGCTCCATCACATTCTCATGGGGTTCAGCCATTGGGAAACCTTTACTTCAACCCCGGCTCTACTAACTCGAGAAACACTGGCTTGGGTAATCTCCAAATCCTGTCTGATGAGCTTGTTCTTGAAATTTTAGGCCTTTTGGAAGGGACCCAGTTGGGAGTTTTAGCTACTGTTAGCAAatctttttatgttttcactAACCATGAACCCCTTTGGAGGAATCTTGTATTGGATAATCTAAAAGGAGGGTTCTTGTGTAACGGGTCATGGAAATTTACTTACATTTCTATTTTTCATCCTTCATTTGATGTTTCGAAAAGTACTTGTTTTTCGGGTTTGAGAGTAAGGAATTTTTATTCTGATTATTTGTTTCAGAGTTGGTTATGTGCTAATCTTGAAATGAAACCCGAATGGCTTGAAAGAGATAATATAATTCGAAGAAGAGGGATTAGTGTGGAGGATTTTGTGACGAATTTTGAAGAACCGAATAAGCCGGTTTTGTTGGAAGGGTGTATGGAAAATTGGGATGCTTTGAAGAAATGGGATAGAGATTATTTGGTTAATTTATGTGGTGATGTTCAGTTGTCAGTTGGCCCAGTGAAGATGAGGCTAGAGGATTACTATAGGTATTCGGATCAGGTAAAAGAAGAGAGGCCGTTGTActtatttgatccaaaattTGTGGAAAAAATTCCGACTTTAGGTTTGGAGTATGAAGTTCCAGTGTACTTCAGAGAGGATTTGTTTAGTGTTTTGGGCAACGAGAGGCCAGACTATAGGTGGATTATAATTGGACCAGCTGGGTCTGGTTCATCTTTCCATATTGATCCTAATTCGACATCTGCTTGGAATGCAGTGATCAGAGGATCTAAGAAATGGGTTTTATTCCCACCTGATGTGGTTCCTCCAGGGGTGCACCCAAGCCCAGATGGTGCGGAGGTGGCATGTCCTGTTTCAATAATTGAGTGGTTCATGAACTTTTATGGCGCAACAAAGAATTGGAAAAAGAGACCTATTGAGTGCATCTGTAAGGCTGGAGAAGTGATCTTTGTGCCTAATGGATGGTGGCATCTAGTGATTAACCTAGAAGAATCCATTGCCATTACACAAAACTATGTTAGCag gagaaatttgttgaatgtTCTAGATTTTCTTAAGAAGCCAAATGCTAGTGAGCTTGTTTCTGGGACAAGGGACAGAATAAATTTGTATGAGAAGTTTAAGAATGCTATGGAGGCTTCTTTCCCTGGAACAATTGATGAACTGTCACAGAAAGCAGAGGAGAAAAAGGCCCAGCAGAAATTGTCTTTCTGGGATTCGGTGACTGATTCCAAGGTGGGTGCTTTCAAGTTTTCTTTCTAA